CAACCGAAGCAGAAAGATTGGAAGAAGAATTGGATAAAGGAGTGACGATCATCACGGTGCAAGACCCGCCCAGCGGTTTATCCATTTAAAAAGAAGCCATCCTTTTTGGATGGCTTCTTTTTGGTAAACAAATCGGTTCTTTTCCCGATTTTTATCCATCTTGCCTCTAAGCTCTAAAAAGACATGACGTCTTTTTATTCCTCTTTTGTCGGTCGTTCACAAACAGCGTTGATTAATAGGTCGAGCTTTTTTTCCATTCGATGCAACAGGTAGAAAGCGACTACAGCTGCAAATCCATGATTAAAAAGCAGTGACATCCATTCCTCCATGATTGTGAACCCCCTTTATCATCGACTGGTCCATCATTTGCCCGGCGTCCTTAAGCCTCGTACATCTGCTCTACTGAACGTGAAACTAACCTTGCGTCGACTTTTTCAACCAGAAGGCCGCCGGAGGTAAAAAATACATTGTGATCAAGGATTTGATCCATTACTTCTTCCACTTCGGAAGAGGCAATATCCTCAGCAGGGTTGTTCACCGATATTGTCGACATCCGTCCTTCTTCATTACGAAATCTCATTTGCAAATCTACGGTCATGCTCTACACTCCTTCCTCATCCATTAATTGCCTTCCACTGGTAGAAGGCTGTAGTCATTTCTGCGCGTAACCCCACTTAACTCGCCGGCGGACAATGAAGCGAGCGCGGAGGCAACCACTTGAATATCCTCGTCGCTTGCGTCAACATTGATAGTGTTAAAGCGCCGGCTGTAAATGACAGGCTCTCCGAATTCGTCCACCCCATCCTCAAAAACTAGTTGTAAACTCGTTGTTTCCGGGTTCATGTGCTCACCTCCCTTCACTAGCCATATCGAAGATACAACTAAAAAAAGGGGGACACGTGAGGAATGATTTCCAAATTCATGCATATAGGTGTAAAATGGTACTAGAATAAAGCGCTTGTAGTCTGGGAAGCATAAAGGGCTGTTATAGGCGGGCGCCTAAATAATGCTAGGGGGAGGCTTCGAATGAAAGCGACACAAATACCTGGAAATGAGCGTATACATACATTGGATATTATTCGTGGGATTGCAGTTTTTGGCATTTTGATCGCAAACATGTATGCGTTTAAATCTTTGGCTTTTACCGATGTTCGCCCATATATTGAAGGCGGGACGGTACCCCAGGGTGCACTCAGCCAATTCGCTGACGTCTTCAATACGATCTTTGTTGAAGGTAAATTTTACCCGATGTTTTCCTTGTTGTTCGGGCTTGGCTTTTATATTTTTTATACTCGTTTGTTAGAAAAAGACATCCACGCGGAT
The Salicibibacter kimchii DNA segment above includes these coding regions:
- a CDS encoding YvrJ family protein is translated as MEEWMSLLFNHGFAAVVAFYLLHRMEKKLDLLINAVCERPTKEE
- a CDS encoding DUF2922 domain-containing protein, whose protein sequence is MTVDLQMRFRNEEGRMSTISVNNPAEDIASSEVEEVMDQILDHNVFFTSGGLLVEKVDARLVSRSVEQMYEA
- a CDS encoding DUF1659 domain-containing protein, with translation MNPETTSLQLVFEDGVDEFGEPVIYSRRFNTINVDASDEDIQVVASALASLSAGELSGVTRRNDYSLLPVEGN